In Mauremys reevesii isolate NIE-2019 linkage group 8, ASM1616193v1, whole genome shotgun sequence, a single genomic region encodes these proteins:
- the IER5 gene encoding immediate early response gene 5 protein — MEFRLEAHRIVSISLGKIYSARGQRGGLKLHKNLLVSLVLRSARRVYLGEPGGECALPPRPGPPPPDCERLRRGCRPLGSEAAARGRAECLAESPRKRSAAERGQAAGSPGKKPRREAEPPPPQEDMETGNVASLISIFGSGFSGLLGKERGAAEASEPGQVCCEQPVLRSLNPWSTAIVAF; from the coding sequence ATGGAGTTCCGGCTGGAGGCGCACCGCATCGTCAGCATCTCGCTGGGCAAGATCTACAGCGCGCGGGGCCAGCGCGGCGGCCTCAAGCTGCACAAGAACCTGTTGGTGTCGCTGGTGCTGCGCAGCGCCCGCCGGGTCTACCTGGGCGAGCCCGGTGGCGAGTGCGCTCTGCCGCCCCGCCCGGGCCCGCCGCCCCCGGACTGCGAGAGGCTGCGGCGCGGCTGCCGCCCGTTGGGCTCGGAGGCGGCGGCGCGGGGGCGGGCGGAATGCCTGGCCGAGTCCCCCCGGAAGCGGAGCGCAGCCgagcggggccaggcggcgggcTCCCCGGGGAAGAAGCCGCGGCGTGAGGCGGAGCCGCCCCCGCCGCAGGAGGACATGGAGACCGGCAACGTGGCCAGCCTCATCAGCATCTTCGGCTCCGGCTTCTCGGGGCTGCTGGGCAAGGAGCGTGGCGCGGCGGAGGCGTCCGAGCCGGGGCAGGTCTGCTGCGAGCAGCCGGTGCTGCGGAGCCTCAACCCCTGGAGCACGGCCATCGTGGCCTTCTGA